One window from the genome of Carnobacteriaceae bacterium zg-84 encodes:
- a CDS encoding PTS sugar transporter subunit IIA, which yields MLKDVLRETHIQLDVEADNFEDAILLSVAPLLKNGFVSQEYVDNIIRIYKETGPYIVITKHVALPHAPSQCGALKLGMGLTRLKTPVVSGNQANDPVKYLFSLSAPDSNSHLEVLAELVSYLSSDTFLSQVELAKEPKDIMALFLNNN from the coding sequence ATGTTAAAAGATGTACTAAGAGAAACACATATTCAATTAGATGTTGAAGCCGACAACTTTGAAGATGCGATTTTACTATCGGTTGCCCCATTATTAAAAAATGGGTTTGTTTCTCAAGAGTATGTGGATAACATTATTCGTATTTATAAGGAAACAGGCCCTTACATTGTGATTACGAAACATGTAGCACTACCTCATGCACCAAGTCAGTGTGGAGCATTGAAATTAGGGATGGGGCTAACACGATTAAAAACACCTGTTGTATCAGGAAATCAAGCCAATGATCCAGTAAAATATTTATTTTCACTAAGTGCACCGGATAGTAATAGTCACTTAGAAGTATTAGCAGAATTGGTTTCTTATTTGAGCAGTGATACATTTCTTTCTCAAGTGGAACTTGCAAAAGAACCAAAAGATATTATGGCATTATTTTTAAATAACAATTAG
- a CDS encoding PTS sugar transporter subunit IIB — protein MAKALVACRAGVGSSLMLKIKVLEVVKEEGFDLQIEHSSLDGVPGFDGELLITLPDVAQELTEKGVPQKVVGITNIVDKKEIKEKLEKALSEL, from the coding sequence ATGGCAAAAGCATTAGTTGCTTGTAGAGCAGGAGTAGGATCAAGTTTGATGTTAAAAATCAAAGTACTTGAAGTTGTGAAAGAAGAAGGATTTGATTTACAAATTGAACATTCTTCTTTAGATGGTGTACCAGGTTTTGACGGTGAATTATTGATTACATTACCAGATGTGGCACAAGAGTTAACTGAAAAAGGTGTACCACAAAAAGTAGTAGGTATTACAAATATTGTAGATAAAAAAGAAATTAAAGAAAAACTAGAAAAAGCATTAAGCGAATTATAA